The genome window GTTCGGCGACTGGACTATCAACATGGGCATTTTCACCGATGCCGACGCCAGAACAAGCATGGTGCAGAAGCTGCTCACTTAATCACAAGTCTCGGGGGTCTCATGTGAAGTCCAACTAGGAGGGAAAGTTCTCTGCAATGCTTCTGTAAGTTCACCTCCGGTTCTCTCGATCTTGCGCAAACACTTGGACCAGTGAATAGCAGTGTCTAGATCGACTGTGAGATCATTTTCTACCATTTCTTTACAAACACGTAAAATTCCCGAGAATAAGTAGTCTTCAGCAACAGTTGCCCTTGACAGCAGAGAAGTTACAAGGCAATGGTATGCTGCCCTGTCAGGCTTTACACCTGCCAATTTCATCTCTTCAAAGCATTCTATGGCTTTTTCAGGAAGTGAAGCCCGTGCCCAACCTCTGATCAGTGTGGTGTATGTTTTAATATTAGGCCTCACTCCAGCAGCCGCCATCTCTTCAATCACTTTTGATGCTCTCTGCACAGAAAAAATCTAACTGAAAGCAAAGCCAGATTTAAATATGCCATCTAGAGAGAAGCTCTGGTGCTGATGTAAAGAAATCAAGTCACTACCATGACACAGTGAAAGCAAAGATTGAGACAAATCAACACCATCACACATGTAAATAGGGTTAGCTTAGCAGACAGCTTTTGCCAGTTGGTATGGAGCCCATGTCATCTGACACATATGCCAACACATTAAAAGGCATGCGCCAAGTTGCTACAAAAATGAAAATCTTTTGCAGTGTAGAATGGTTACAAAAGTGGTTAAAAGTACAAAGTCCAAGAGATCATCCAATGACAGCATATAGAATGATCAAATACTCAACGTCCGTTGATAGGCATTACATATCTTGTCCTCAAAGAGTAAACTATAAGCATTTTAGGCTTCTAGCTAATGGCTTTCTCCGAGAAAAATAACACCACTAATGTCGGTCCCAAATCCGGATGAAAAAGGTAGAGGGTTACGTTAGGTCACTAACAGCCAACATAAAACTATCTATGTTAGATTTCATGAATATGGATTTTAATCGATTTCAATATAGAGTTGGGTCGTCGCCCGAAAGTGACGCGAGGCACCTTCAACACTTAGGTATCCCGAATTGCAAACGGTAGACTAGGAGGTTGCTGAGAAGTGACCTAACTCAAAACTATATTAAACATATAGCTTTTAAAATATCTCAATGACGGCAAAGGATCAGACacatctttgttgttgttgttgttgctcctTTGAGAACAATGGAATGCTTATATAGTTCTTCCATGGAAGACTATTACCATGATATCTTCATTATCATGAAAAGGTTTCCGAAGCATTTGTCCAAGACCTTGTAGTTCACTTCTAGCAGAGACTACATATTTCTTATTTAAGTGTCAAATGAAATTTCCTATTTTCTTTTCTAATTTATGAATCACAACAATTTTCTTTTACAAAAATGTCAACATAAACCAATTAGACAGTTGTCTTACATAAGATGAGTCATGCACATGACTCACCTAGAGCCTCAATGGCCTGCCTAATGATCAACAATTAGGCAAATTCCTAAGCAGGTGGGCAATAACAAAGCAATTTGTTCCCCGACTTATCACAGACTTAACTGGTTTTACCTAAATTGTgagacacccttgcgtgttcgtccacaaagggtcagcctcctcgaaatcTTTTATGGTCCCTTAAAGACTTACAAAATAGaagacgggttagagaaaacgtttaGCTTGGGATCTACAAGAAGCCATTTTAGTAAACACTTGATAcgcaatacaaattataaacatagacttCGCAAGCTCTGAACAGTCACGCGACAAAGAGTCCAACTTGGTCCGCCGCGACCAAAAGTCTCCACAAGTGCCCGCATAATACTGCTACGGAACAAGACAATAAACTAGCCTTATATACTACTCCAAATGCCCATCCAGCCATGCGCCACTCTGGTAGTTCCTGGGTGCTGTGTTAGCTGACACTTTGCACCACTCTGCGAAGCTAGAAAACCCCCCAAAATGGCTACCTGGATGACTTTctcaaacaccctgtttacaaccgaaaaacacggacatacacaagcattacatcaaacaccctgtttacaactatatgtccatgacattctcccctcgtcgaagcctttacggACGTTAtatctcctcgcctttgctgaatcttcaatcttttgctccaattgCAAtgagcctcttggctcccaactgcactctgtcgctgttgttgagtagtcgaactttgatccgccatattgcttcaactcaccaatgactctaactatgGTGTGGGGTCGaccgagttgtgttgatcctagtTGGTTGCGGATcctttagatgaaggaaaagaccttccTTGTTAtgtgtcagtctctcaaatgtctcatgctgcttgaacttacTGGATGCCTATTGGAGTTTTAACGAGGATCGCCTCGCagactttaaaatttttgggGTCTTTCCTTcgtaaaatttgcccatcgattccTCTTTTACTTAGTTATCGCCTCCAAGTAAGTTCgcttcactttcgctttcgattgacattctgttgggaaatgaaacggaCGGTCTACTCTCAATAACACTTATTACCACTAGTGAGGATTTGATAAATGTTGTCTTCCACtaagtttcttcgaagggtctttgaaactatgcaaagctcctctgctagataaataagagaactcgGGTACtcagttttgcccattctcttaggagttgagaagacaaaggttactcgacttcgctcgcctttgttggttactagccttcgcttgttctttgctcacacttgcaaaacactcgaagtgtttgcattgCTTGTATTAAGTTAGCTACTGCGATTTGCCTTCTCATTGTCATtgtacttctggaatgcaagaagttttactcgaaaagagcaaaattttaccccaacttggagcaagtctccaatagttttggttgcctctggacttataccgtcttctccatcatctttaccgcctactcctttgagtagaaaaggtatagcaccgcgtagTATCTACTTCGTTCTTTGGTCGAGCACTCTTGAATCGACCCGAAGTCTTCCACTTTATGCTATTTTAATGAGAAGTCCGTTGACAtcgatcttacgaagttctttggcttctgcccttcagccttgtcttgataCTTAAAGTCTGTCtctacattctccacctcctcggtccctttcatgaccaagtgctctccctcaatGAGAGCAAGGAATTGATGACTCCATGGAAGTCCCACCTCTTCGGTACCACGACACTGCAATGCTTCTTTCGACCACCTATTTCAACACTTCTGTGTTTCTCCGAGCAGTtccctttggtcaatggaaagatagactgcaactcttatacatggcctccgccatcatgtTATTGGGCTCGCGCCAATTATGTTCTCCTTTGCTTCCTTGGTAGTAGCATTCGCTTACTCGACtttatcctctgacttgtcgggctcctttaagcgaatatgagctctggagcaatccacTTTCCAACTactccgatcatacctctacatgatcaagcctCCCCATGGGGGATTCACTGGTACTTGCACTTAGAATTCTCTCGATGGTACACAACCCCAATATGCTaatgactaaggctttcatctgatgcaaaattcactcattgaatccatagccccAATATGCACACACGAaagacccacctctacggtaccatgacattcactcattgaatccatagcccttcttgttgtcatattgttcaccgaagtgaagctcttagtagctcctgatcatacctccgtataatcTAGTCCCTCGTAAGACCTCtcccgtgtgtgtcgcattgcctcgaactattccaccacgatccactgccctatgtcacctcctggtgacatctccattacattatgatctttgtgggatgaactcgaactaCGATCTCTCTATGAATGACCTTTGCCAGCACATCGTAGGGCCTCCGCCACCTCCGATtatgttcgctcctttggtaatCTAGCTTCATCCATCTGCTCTCGAGTCACACCCGGATGAAACatagctctaggatagtccgtcgcctagtagctggtGGACTTCGCTAAAGTTGGTGCGCCatcgtctggatcctgggcctttgccccccCAGCACAATCTCTGCGGTGCACCACTTCATTTGTGGCAACTCAAATGGCAGCATtacgacatattcttcaagagtacccgcctcctgcGTCCTATTGCCCCGTGCCAAGACCTTCTGACCCCAACTTCGCCTCTACAAGTTGAGTAGTCTTaattcctctatcaaatgcttcacCAAGATAAGGCGCatatgcctcgaagctccctttaactttggcactatgcaagttGAGTCCACTCCaaaatgagggacccatggaatgacatgatcTCGCTCTTACCTTTGTAAGAGTTCATGCCCTTGACCTCTAAGGAAGGATTCgtgcctccgctctatgttccgtcttctatgtcgactcccttcatgcggcttgagcacTTTACCAAGTTccacccaagttactccgctcctcgatttgcatttagttgatggtagccctcgcgcccaccattccacgggtcagccctctgtTGAGTTTGATTTccacatcgactctaagtgtgtctTCGTTTGGTGTTGCCTTGGgctactcccccacttgatctcacaatgcatcaacCAACGCATTACCTCATGCaagatcatgtgatgactcctcgtcgctcgctcgATCCGTTGAGTTTTATGGAGTTATTGTCTTAAGGTACCCCCTCCTCAATATGTGCAGtccattgcacatgattctctctttggagAACCGGgatttatccctcctagatatctatcccattggaacAACTTCTCTCTTTACATCCTTCCTTCTGGAAGTTTCGAAGAcatccatccccttggactacttcgccTTGCTGAATAAACTATGCACTATTCCGTCCCTGCAAATGCACTACCTAGATTGCGACTCTTTGCTAATACAACCCCCCGCTACGCACCTCAAAGCCTAGCAACAtgatgaactcgctgcacacttcaacctcctacggacgtatccttcccatgctaaagagaaagttttaatgctctatGGCACCGAGTTTTGATTGCCTTGAGATGGCTATGAACAGTCTattgtccgcatacaagctcttgtatgagtactaaattattcgagttagtaattcccctcacctctgtgagctttgcacaactcttttgatTGTTGAGCAACCAATCCCACCTTgcacggtctcatcctttaccaagcgtcctTCTTGCCTTGAACATCATCAAGTTTGGTTACCAACGTCAAaccatagctcgaactcagccatcccaacctttatgcactACACGTTCTTCTCAGCTCAAttatcctcgtggtgcctctcgcgtgaagggttggccattcctctaaatgtcaatcttggatgcccgctcctctaagcgactcatTTCCTTACATCTCAATGCCAATTTCCCCCAACCAGTCACGCATGCTAGCTACCCTCAATGCAacctcgctaggtcccccacgtttatatgccaagtgtttctaagcATGCTTGTCCCACTATGATACCATTTAtcatagacttagctggttttgcctaagtcgtgcgacacccttgcatgtTTTTCTGCAAAGGATCAACCTTCATGAaatctcttatggtcccttaaggacctacaaaaaagaagacgagttagagaaagcgtttaactcgagatccacaagcagccatttcaacaaacacttgataggcaatgcaaattacaaacatagacttcacaACCTCTAAACAGTCATGTGACAATATTCTAAAGTGGTCCGCCATGAccaaaagtccccacaagtgcccacatgatattGCTATGGAACAAGACATCAAACCAACCATAGACACTACCCCAAAAGCTCATCCGATCATGTGCCAGTCGAGTAGCTTCTGGGTGTTGTGTTGGCTGACACTCTACACCACTCTACGGAGATAGAAAACCCCTAAAATAGCTACTTGGATGACCTGTTTCTAGGTAGTTTTGCCTCTATGCGACGATTGCATACAACCTACGTTGACAGCTTAAACAACCACAAAAGCCAATCAAAATGGATCTACTAAACCTACTGCAAATCCTCTACatgttatgcaaagcatgaacaaaactgaaagacacgaatatacacaaacattacatcgaacaccctgtTTACAACTATGCCTGTGACAAACTATTAAATTATATTGTGGAACACGATCTATAATAGCCCCTTAATGATACACTCTACATAAATAACTCATACATATTATCTCTCACTTCTCATGATTTCCTATTTCAACAAAGTGTTGAGAGACAGAAAAGTATGAAGATCCATTAATTAGAGAGCAAAGAATAGACATTCGTGGAAAGcaactaaaaaaataaaagggtATAGATTTCCTTTCTCCACCCTTTTCTCATATCTTTTATTGATCAATTGGAAGCATCCTCTGGCTATTTGTTTGCCTACTTAAGTCTCCTAAAAAATGGACTGGACTAATAGTTGCATGACATAACTTTTACTTTTTCATCGTACTCTCTAACTTCACTCTCATTCAGCTTGCAAATGAAGTATTTTATCCTTCTACACCAATGAAATCAATAAGTTCTTAACGCAGCATGTGATATAGTACTAAAATTTTATAACAATGGCAATGCTTGAAGGGAATATGTCCTAGTGTAATGTGTAAAGCACTTCTGGTTACCGGCATATGACCAGCCTTGCAGCATGCATTTATTAAGGAAGTGTATGTATGAATGTCAGGAGGAACTCCGTCTTGTTTCATCTGTTGCAACAGATCATCAGCCTCCCAAACATCCCCTCTTCGGGCCCATCTGCATAATGTGACAACTGGTTAGTCACTTTACTAAAAAAAATAACTGAAATAAGGACTATGGACCAAGAGATATACAATCTTCAgcagaaaaaataaatatatctgaaatATAATGGCTGCTACAGTAAAATTCTAACAGATTTATCCTTCAGATATCATATAATTCATTGTTTGGTTCATGTCTGTCTTTCCTAGATGATCTATTGAGTAGATTTGGTGATATCAATTCTATGTGTGCATTGACACTCACGATATGCTATAGCAGATGCCAACCACCACGCTGTCCAAAACACTTTCACATTTTAAAAAGCAAACAGAGAACCCCATTCGAAGTCTACTGACTAGATTTGGTGATATCAATTGTGTGTGTGCATTGACACTCACGATATGCTATAGCAGATGCCAACCACACACCACCCTGTCCAAAACGCTTTCACATTTTAAAAAGCAAACAGAGAACCCCATTCGAAGTAGTATTCAtaagaagttaaaaaaaaataaaattccacACTATATATGCCTCCATCTCCAAATGAAAGAATGTGTATTATAAGTTATGAATTGTCTTCATGTACAATCAATTTCCATGTTAAAATGAAAAAGATGTGAATACAgcaatgaaaattaaaaaaacagTGTAGAGCAAGAAATTAGGATTTGGGTTGACAATATTACCCGTCAATTAATATATTGTAGACAAATGAGTTCCTCGCTATCTTTTGAGCACTCATTTCTCTTGTGACTGCAAGAGCACTCTGCATTCTTCCAGATTTGCAGCATGCCTTGAGAAGTGCTTCATAAATGAAAACATCTAGCTCTAAACCTGCTTCTTTGATTTTGGTAAAATACTCGAAAGCTTTACCAATATCACCATCAGTAGCATAGCCTTGCATGATTGTCGTGTAGGTATGCTTACTTGGCTTTATGCCAGCTAAAGACATCTTATCGATAACTTCAACAGCTTTCTCCATCTACAAAAAATATAGAGAAGCATCCATATGTAAATGATCAATGTGAAAAAAGCATAAACTACTAACCATGTCAACTACCTTATGCTTCTGAACAAGGCCGTGAATAAGAACATTGTAAACTTCTACAGTTGGCACACAACCACTTCGCCTCATTAACTCAAAAATTTCCAAAGCTCTTTTCATTTCACCAGCTGCTGCAAAGGCATCTATGATAGGCAAAAATGTGCGAGTGGAAGGCCGATGCTTTCCTTTCTGCATTTCATGAACAATCTGAATGGCTCGGTCAGTATTACCCATCTTACTGAATGCACATACAATGTTATTATAGAGAACGACATCAGGTTTCAGCCCCAATTTTAGCATTTCCTCAAAAATGCCGAAAGCATTAGCAAAGTCATTCAATCGGATGAAGCCATTGATCAACATTGAGTAGGTCTTGTGGTTATGCTTTATTCCACTCAACTCCATTGTTCTGCTAACTTCAAGGGCCTTGGAAACTTTTCCAATCTGAATTTGAGCCCTTAATTAGCTGTTGTTTAAAGCAGATAGTCACAGGGAACGATGATACAACTCAACATTTTCAATGTCAGGAAAAAATACATTCCAAAAGTCAAAAGATGAACTAAATGGTAGCAAACTTTCTTTACCTTAATGTACAGGTTAATAAGGCATCCATAACTGATGACTGAAGGTGCAAATCCACATTCCTGCAGAACACACAAACAGAAGCAAAGTTCAAATAATAAGACAGTTCAGACTACAAAATATCAGCACTAAATTTTAATTACTCTACTCCCCAATAGTTTGATTATAACTGTTTCATGCTTCTCTGACCAGTTTACATTTCAACTTCATCAAGCTACAGATACTGATATAAGATACGCATCAATGACTTGGAGATATCTAAAACAAGAGAGAATAACCCAAAATAGAGATGTATCATTTAACAGAAGAGATCTGCTACAATTGCTGGATATGCAATCACAATTATATACTACATCTATTTTGCATTCTTTctctaaagtaaatattttttggcAACTTTTTTTTCATTTGTGATAGGTAGCATTCAGAGAGGATATAAATATATGCATGATAATCAGGTTTTTTTCGTCATAACTCTCTGGCAGCTAGCTATACTCTCCTAAAGGAACTCAGATAACAAAACAGAGATAAGGGAGAAAAAAGGAAGTAATTCTTTCAAGAAATACATGAAGATACAAGATATGAAGACAAGTCCAGTTTACCATAAAATAACAAGGAGAATAAATGCCAAATGCCAAAATATCTCCATGAGCAAGTAGAAGACACCAAAATGATCAGAATTATAAGATAAACTAAATGACAATCTTAGTCTACCTTAAgcctttcaaatacaatcaaacaTTTTTTCTCATCCCGAAT of Musa acuminata AAA Group cultivar baxijiao chromosome BXJ1-7, Cavendish_Baxijiao_AAA, whole genome shotgun sequence contains these proteins:
- the LOC135678209 gene encoding pentatricopeptide repeat-containing protein At5g04810, chloroplastic-like isoform X1, with product MDLLFLPASFSHTNLAAKPCLLVPRASHKLPPESAATRLPSPAVRRPLDPSSLRQPPPTAPTPSIPAVPPPAPLNPPKPSAVNPLSPKLWLSSKLSPPPPPPPLPPSPVEAFAPESNVEDPPSVASDPGSTAEASEFRVKGKIFVGNLPKWIRKNEIAEFFRQFGPLEKVELIRDHDDPERNVGYCFLLYGSPTAEDSAARAVEFDGVEFHGRVLTVRLDDGGQVRARKEEKARWVAGTNGREYRSKWHEERGNASVRFMKVLDTKPEDWQAVVSAFDKIPKPSLGDYRLMVKYYARRGDKHHARATFESMRARGIEPDERIFTSLVHAYAVARDMQGALSCVGEMKTEGIELTVATYSILIAGFAKVNAAESADNFFIEAKQKLVSLNAIIYSNIIYAHCQSGNMARAEVLVREMEEQGIDAPINIYHTMMDGYTNIRDEKKCLIVFERLKECGFAPSVISYGCLINLYIKIGKVSKALEVSRTMELSGIKHNHKTYSMLINGFIRLNDFANAFGIFEEMLKLGLKPDVVLYNNIVCAFSKMGNTDRAIQIVHEMQKGKHRPSTRTFLPIIDAFAAAGEMKRALEIFELMRRSGCVPTVEVYNVLIHGLVQKHKMEKAVEVIDKMSLAGIKPSKHTYTTIMQGYATDGDIGKAFEYFTKIKEAGLELDVFIYEALLKACCKSGRMQSALAVTREMSAQKIARNSFVYNILIDGWARRGDVWEADDLLQQMKQDGVPPDIHTYTSLINACCKAGHMPRASKVIEEMAAAGVRPNIKTYTTLIRGWARASLPEKAIECFEEMKLAGVKPDRAAYHCLVTSLLSRATVAEDYLFSGILRVCKEMVENDLTVDLDTAIHWSKCLRKIERTGGELTEALQRTFPPSWTSHETPETCD